From Daucus carota subsp. sativus chromosome 6, DH1 v3.0, whole genome shotgun sequence:
TGTAGTAGTCCTTTAGATTTTTCAAACAGTTGATTAGTATGAATACATTTTTGAGTGCCTGAGAGTTGGTATTTTTGTAGTCTTTATTGTCAACTTAACAATTACTATCAGATTCTTATCAATAGAGTCTGTGTAATATCTGTGACAGTACCTcagcttatcatttatattacACAAGAATCTTGTGATCAGCATAACACAGCCTAAttgaatttgctgattttgtttctatctTATTTTAATTGTCTAGGGTTCTAGGCTATATCCAATGTTTCGAGGCCTGATATAACTAATAAATTTGACTTCTGTTTCCTGTGAATTCCAACTAGCTGGATCTCTGTACGTGCATACAATGCTAGTAGGTTTACTCAAAATTAGACCAAAAGTGTAGTGTTTAGTGTCAGttgtgtaaataatatatattgctTATTCGATGTCAGTTATATTCAGTTGCAAGTACCCTTTTCTTGGAGTGAATATGAGTATGGAGTTTTTTCTTGCCTTTGTGTGCGTGGCCATCCGCCGATGACCTTGTGACTGGTTTTTGTTAACTTTGTAACAAGATTTTTACACAATTATCTCCTCTTGTTGTCTTAGATACAAGGGAATTTCACATTATGAGGGCGAGGAAGCAAATAATCACACCGCTTTTCCGTGTCCTGGTGAACTTCTTGTAGAGGAGCACCACAGCAACTATGGAGAGCCCTGGGCTGGAGGGCGAGACGTGTATGAATTCCTCGCCGAGGCTGCCCATTTGACACCTGAATCACGTGTACTCGAGATTGGATGTGGCACTCTTCGGGTTGGTTTGCATTTCATTCGTTACCTGGACCCAGAACATTTCCATTGTCTGGAGAGGGACGAGCTTTCTCTAATGGCAGCATTTAGGTATGAGCTTCCATCACAAGGTCTATTACACAAGCGACCACTGATTGTCAAGGGTGAAGATATGGACTTCAGTAAGTTTGGATCTGGTGTCATGTATGATTTGATATATGCAAGTGCTGTTTTTCTTCACATGCCCGATAAGCTTGTTTGGGTTGGAGTAGAAAGGTTAGCAGCTAAACTAAAACAAGGAGAAGGTCGAATCTTCGTGTCTCACAATATTAAGTTCTGTTCACGGTTAGGAGGTGACGAGTGCACGAAAAGGCTAAAGAGTCTGGGGCTAGAGTATGTTGGGAAGCACACACATGATAGTTTGTTATTCAATCACTACGAGATTTGGTTTGAATTCAGGCGGTCAAAATCATAATCTTCTGAGTTCAATCATTTCAGTATTCTGTGTATCTGAAGAGATTTTTGAGGCtgcaattgaaatttgaaatcctTTGAAGATTTGCTCGTTATTTTAAGCTTGGTTGGCTGGATTAGTTGGCATGTTTAAGTTTCAATGCCTACGAACAGTGACAAGACCGATTACTCAGCAGATGTTTTCTCCagagatatttattaaaaagacCCGTGGATCCCCTCAATTCTTTGTGCAACTTTTGAGTTTTCTTGATTATTCATTAGCGAGCTGTCTTGCTTGTAATGTATATTATGTAACCCTCTACAATCATTCTGAAAAAAAGACTTCAATCCATCAACTGTTTTGTATTGGAACAAAAGTAACAACTAGCTATGCAAACAATTCAagtgtaaattaatttttagtcCAATATGCATAATTTATGTTGAACTTTTCTTCTTAATTTCTATGGATAAATT
This genomic window contains:
- the LOC108227450 gene encoding uncharacterized protein LOC108227450, with amino-acid sequence MAHPSTPKGIVITVPVLVLSLAVAAIFFFFLLASLSSPTPPSCSCPTSSSSSPAQQILSTRPQDVMWVRDQIQANGLHMQDNVLRKGINPRTRAQQLQDFIQYKGISHYEGEEANNHTAFPCPGELLVEEHHSNYGEPWAGGRDVYEFLAEAAHLTPESRVLEIGCGTLRVGLHFIRYLDPEHFHCLERDELSLMAAFRYELPSQGLLHKRPLIVKGEDMDFSKFGSGVMYDLIYASAVFLHMPDKLVWVGVERLAAKLKQGEGRIFVSHNIKFCSRLGGDECTKRLKSLGLEYVGKHTHDSLLFNHYEIWFEFRRSKS